The Vitis vinifera cultivar Pinot Noir 40024 chromosome 12, ASM3070453v1 genome has a segment encoding these proteins:
- the LOC100853454 gene encoding mitogen-activated protein kinase kinase kinase 20-like: MENIMVKGRLLGMGNFAHVHLAYCRPFGGQFAVKSVNSSLSSSLLMEETILRRLRCSPDVVYCFGGYSTQEANGDSAYNLVLEYAAGGSLGRLMFSRTSGSPESEVQWYTRMIVRGLHAVHREGFVHCDLKLSNMLLFPTEDGRWRVKIADFGLSKRFGREEFCRPLTFRGTANYMSPESIVYSENEAPLDIWCLGCMVIEMFTGKPTWENCKDENDLILHIVFWRQVPLIPENISEEAKDFLKKCLARDPSQRWTAEMLLTHPFIDSVLLPL; this comes from the coding sequence ATGGAAAATATAATGGTTAAGGGACGTCTTCTTGGCATGGGAAATTTCGCCCATGTGCACTTGGCATACTGCAGGCCCTTTGGCGGCCAATTTGCTGTGAAATCTGTaaattcttctctttcttcttcactTCTAATGGAGGAAACGATTCTTCGACGCCTTCGATGCTCCCCAGATGTTGTTTACTGCTTTGGAGGTTACTCTACCCAGGAAGCTAATGGCGATTCGGCCTACAATCTAGTTCTTGAGTATGCAGCCGGAGGAAGTCTTGGGCGTTTGATGTTTAGCAGGACGAGTGGATCGCCGGAGAGTGAAGTTCAGTGGTATACAAGAATGATTGTTAGGGGTCTCCATGCTGTCCACCGGGAAGGGTTCGTCCACTGTGATCTGAAGCTCAGTAATATGCTTCTCTTCCCTACTGAAGATGGTAGGTGGAGGGTTAAGATCGCTGATTTTGGACTGTCTAAAAGGTTTGGAAGGGAGGAGTTCTGCCGGCCGCTCACGTTTCGGGGCACTGCAAATTACATGTCGCCGGAATCTATTGTGTACAGTGAAAACGAGGCGCCTCTGGATATATGGTGTCTTGGGTGCATGGTGATCGAGATGTTTACTGGTAAACCAACTTGGGAGAATTGCAAGGACGAGAATGACTTGATTCTTCATATAGTGTTTTGGAGACAAGTTCCTCTGATACCTGAAAATATATCAGAAGAGGCTAAGGATTTTTTGAAGAAGTGTCTGGCAAGGGATCCGTCCCAAAGATGGACTGCTGAAATGCTGTTGACTCATCCGTTTATTGACTCAGTTCTGCTGCCTTTATAG
- the LOC104880996 gene encoding probable leucine-rich repeat receptor-like protein kinase At1g35710 gives MMALEYSSSYSLLSQLFITPYFFIFLLVLLYSISSFHVTFISASTPTTSLSKVEQDQERLALLTWKASLDNQTQSFLSSWFGRNSCHHWFGVTCHRSGSVSNLELDNCSLRGTLHNLNFSSLPNLLTLNNYNNSLYGTIPINIGNLSKLITNLNFAFNHFTSVISPQLGFLTFLSVLTLSSNNFRGLIPPSIGNLRNLTTLYLHTNKLSGSIPQEIGLLTSLNDLKLTTNSLTGSIPPSIGNLRNLTTLYIFENELSGFIPQEIRLLRSLNDLQLSTNNLTSPIPHSIGNLRNLTTLYLFENKLSGSIPQEIGLLRSLNDLQLSTNNLTGPIPHSIGNLRNLTTLHLFKNKLSGFIPQEIGLLRSLNDLQLSINNLIGPISSSIGNLRNLTTLYLHTNKLSGFIPQEIGLLTSLNDLELTTNSLTGSIPPSIGNLRNLTTLYLFENELSGFIPHEIGLLRSLNDLQLSTKNLTGPIPPSIEWKKRKEKK, from the coding sequence ATGATGGCCCTTGAATATTCTTCATCCTACTCCTTACTCTCTCAACTCTTTATCACTCCTTACTTCTTCATATTTCTCCTCGTCCTTCTGTACTCAATATCATCATTCCATGTCACTTTTATATCTGCCTCTACACCTACCACTTCTCTTTCAAAAGTTGAACAAGATCAAGAAAGACTCGCTCTTCTAACATGGAAAGCCAGTCTTGATAATCAAACCCAATCTTTCCTCTCTTCTTGGTTTGGACGCAATTCTTGTCATCATTGGTTTGGAGTAACTTGTCACAGGTCAGGAAGTGTCTCCAATTTAGAACTTGACAATTGTAGTTTGAGAGGTACACTCCACAATCTCAATTTCTCATCACTCCCTAACCTTCTCACTCTTAATAATTATAACAACTCCCTTTATGGAACCATTCCAATCAACATTGGTAATCTTTCCAAACTAATCACAAATCTTAACTTTGCTTTCAATCATTTCACTAGTGTAATATCTCCCCAACTTGGATTTCTAACATTTCTTAGCGTTCTAACATTGTCTTCTAATAATTTCAGAGGCCTAATTCCTCCTTCCATAGGTAACTTGAGGAACTTAACCACTTTGTACCTTCATACAAACAAACTATCTGGTTCtattcctcaagaaattggattgttgacatCACTTAATGATCTTAAGTTGACAACTAATAGTCTCACTGGTTCAATCCCTCCATCCATAGGAAACTTGAGAAACTTAACCACTTTGTATATTTTTGAGAATGAGCTTTCTGGTTTCATCCCTCAAGAAATTAGATTGTTAAGATCTCTTAATGATCTTCAATTGTCAACTAACAATCTCACTAGTCCAATCCCTCATTCCATAGGAAACCTGAGGAACTTAACCACTTTGTATCTTTTTGAGAACAAGCTTTCTGGTTCcattcctcaagaaattggattgttaAGATCTCTTAATGATCTTCAATTGTCAACTAACAATCTCACAGGTCCAATCCCTCATTCCATAGGAAACTTGAGGAACTTAACCACTTTGCATCTTTTCAAGAATAAGCTTTCTGGTTTCATCCCccaagaaattggattgttaAGATCTCTTAATGATCTTCAATTGTCAATTAACAATCTCATTGGTCCAATCTCTTCTTCCATAGGTAACTTGAGGAACTTAACCACTTTATACCTTCATACAAACAAACTATCTGGTTTtattcctcaagaaattggattgttgacatCACTTAATGATCTTGAGTTGACAACTAATAGTCTCACTGGTTCAATCCCTCCATCCATAGGAAACTTGAGAAACTTAACCACTCTGTATCTTTTTGAGAACGAGCTTTCTGGTTTCATCCCTCATGAAATTGGATTGTTAAGATCTCTTAATGATCTTCAATTGTCAACTAAGAATCTCACTGGTCCAATCCCTCCTTCCATAGaatggaagaaaaggaaagaaaagaaatga
- the LOC100241222 gene encoding mitogen-activated protein kinase kinase kinase 20-like: protein MEHMITKGILVGVGSSGKVHMAFSNGRLLALKSSCSSCYSSLQKEEEILHSLGHCPDIVDCFGGYSTQEGNGVLVYNLVLEYAPVGSLESLMIRRKSGLLESEVQRFTRMIVRGLRDVHKEGFVHCDLKVDNILVFHSENGGHKVKIADFGHAKRSGREEFSGALGSQHTSDDTPPECSGNGESEAPKDIWSLGCMVVEMFTGKPAWMNCKDVNELAVRMVSWRQVPKVLGNISEDAKDFLRRCLEKDPTERWTAERLLSHTFITQVPASEVPASQ, encoded by the coding sequence ATGGAACATATGATAACCAAGGGAATTCTTGTTGGCGTGGGAAGTTCCGGCAAGGTGCACATGGCATTCTCCAATGGCCGCCTACTAGCTCTGAAATCTTCGTGTTCTTCTTGTTATTCTTCACTTCAAAAGGAGGAAGAGATTCTTCATAGCCTTGGACACTGCCCAGATATTGTTGACTGCTTTGGAGGTTACTCAACCCAGGAAGGCAATGGCGTTTTGGTCTATAATTTAGTTCTTGAGTATGCACCCGTAGGAAGTCTTGAGAGTTTGATGATACGGAGGAAGAGCGGATTGCTGGAGAGTGAAGTTCAGCGTTTTACGAGAATGATTGTTAGGGGTCTCCGTGATGTCCACAAGGAAGGCTTCGTCCACTGTGACCTGAAGGTCGATAATATACTCGTGTTTCATTCTGAAAATGGCGGGCATAAAGTTAAGATCGCTGATTTTGGACATGCTAAGAGGTCTGGAAGGGAGGAGTTCAGTGGGGCGCTGGGCTCCCAGCATACTTCAGATGACACCCCGCCGGAATGTAGTGGAAACGGAGAAAGCGAGGCACCTAAGGATATATGGTCTCTTGGGTGCATGGTGGTCGAGATGTTTACTGGGAAACCAGCTTGGATGAATTGCAAGGATGTAAATGAGTTGGCTGTCCGTATGGTTTCTTGGAGGCAAGTGCCTAAAGTACTCGGAAATATATCAGAAGACGCCAAGGATTTTCTGAGAAGGTGTCTGGAGAAGGATCCAACAGAGAGATGGACGGCTGAAAGGCTGTTGAGTCATACCTTTATTACCCAAGTTCCGGCTTCAGAAGTTCCGGCAAGTCAATAA
- the LOC100246346 gene encoding probable leucine-rich repeat receptor-like protein kinase At1g35710, which yields MTLEYSSSYSLLPRLIITPCFFIFLLFLLYSISSFHVTFTFASTPITSFSKVEQDQEALALLTWKASLDNQTQSFLFSWSGRNSCHHWFGVTCHRSGSVSDLDLQSCGLRGTLHKLNFSSLSNLLTLNLYNNSLYGTIPINIGNLSKLIIVLDFRFNHFIGVISDQFGFLTSLSFLALSSNNFKGPIPPSIGNLRNLTTLYLNSNNLSGSIPQEIGLLRSLNVIDLSTNNLIGSIPPSIGNLRNLTTLLLPRNKLSGFIPQEIGLLRSLTGIDLSTNNLIGPIPSSIGNLRNLTTLYLNSNNLSDSIPQEITLLRSLNYLVLSYNNLNGSLPTSIENWKNLIILYIYGNQLSGSIPEEIGLLTSLENLDLANNNLSGSIPASLGNLSKLSLLYLYGNKLSGFIPQEFELLRSLIVLELGSNNLTGPIPSFVGNLRNLTTLYLSQNDLSGYIPREIGLLRLLNILDLSFNNLSGSIPASIGNLSSLTTLALHSNKLSGAIPREMNNVTHLKSLQIGENNFIGHLPQEICLGNALEKVSAARNHFTGPIPKSLKNCTSLFRVRLEKNQLTGDIAESFGVYPNLNYIDLSNNNFYGELSEKWGECHMLTNLNISNNKISGAIPPQLGKAIQLQQLDLSSNHLIGKIPKELGMLPLLFKLLLGNNKLSGSIPLELGNLSDLEILDLASNNLSGPIPKQLGNFWKLWSLNMSENRFVDSIPDEIGKMHHLQSLDLSQNMLTGEMPPRLGELQNLETLNLSHNGLSGTIPHTFDDLRSLTVADISYNQLEGPLPNINAFAPFEAFKNNKGLCGNNVTHLKPCSASRKKANKFSILIIILLIVSSLLFLFAFVIGIFFLFQKLRKRKTKSPKADVEDLFAIWGHDGELLYEHIIQGTDNFSSKQCIGTGGYGTVYKAELPTGRVVAVKKLHSSQDGDMADLKAFKSEIHALTQIRHRNIVKLYGFSLFAENSFLVYEFMEKGSLRSILRNDEEAEKLDWIVRLNVVKGVAKALSYMHHDCSPPIIHRDISSNNVLLDSEYEAHVSDFGTARLLKSDSSNWTSFAGTFGYTAPELAYSMKVDYKTDVYSYGVVTLEVIMGRHPGELISSLLSSASSSSTSPSTADHFLLNDVIDQRPSPPVNQVAKEVEVAVKLAFACLRVNPQSRPTMQQVARALSTQWPPLSKPFSMITLLELQDHGHGGETS from the exons ATGACCCTTGAATATTCTTCATCCTACTCCTTACTCCCCCGACTCATCATCACTCCTTGCTTCTTCATatttctccttttccttttgtaCTCAATATCATCATTCCATGTCACTTTTACATTTGCCTCTACACCTATCACTTCTTTTTCAAAAGTTGAACAAGATCAAGAAGCACTCGCTCTTCTAACATGGAAGGCCAGTCTTGATAATCAAACCCAATCTTTCCTCTTTTCTTGGTCTGGACGCAATTCTTGCCATCATTGGTTCGGAGTGACTTGTCACAGGTCAGGAAGTGTCTCCGATTTAGACCTTCAAAGTTGCGGTTTGAGAGGTACACTCCATAAACTCAATTTTTCATCACTTTCCAACCTCCTTACTCTTAATCTTTATAACAACTCCCTCTATGGAACCATTCCAATCAACATTGGCAATCTTTCCAAACTGATCATAGTTTTGGACTTTCGTTTCAATCATTTCATTGGTGTGATATCTGACCAATTTGGATTTCTAACATCTCTTAGCTTTCTAGCATTGTCTTCTAATAATTTCAAAGGCCCAATTCCTCCTTCCATAGGGAACTTGAGGAACTTAACCACATTGTACCTTAATTCAAACAACCTATCTGGTTCtattcctcaagaaattggattgttgagaTCTCTTAATGTTATTGATTTGTCAACTAATAATCTCATTGGCTCAATCCCTCCTTCCATAGGTAATTTGAGGAACTTAACCACTTTGCTCCTTCCGAGAAACAAACTATCTGGTTTtattcctcaagaaattggattaTTGAGATCTCTTACTGGTATTGATTTGTCAACTAACAATCTCATTGGTCCAATCCCTTCTTCCATAGGTAACTTGAGGAACTTAACCACTTTGTACCTTAATTCAAACAACCTATCTGATTCTATTCCTCAAGAAATTACATTGTTGAGATCTCTTAATTATCTAGTCTTGTCATATAACAATCTCAATGGTTCACTACCAACTTCCATAGAAAATTGGAAgaacttaattattttatacatttatggTAACCAACTTTCTGGCTCCATTCCTGAAGAAATTGGATTATTGACATCACTTGAGAATCTTGACTTGGCAAACAACAATCTTAGCGGTTCAATACCAGCTTCCTTAGGAAACTTGTCCAAGTTAAGCCTTTTATATCTTTATGGTAACAAACTTTCTGGATTCATCCCTCAAGAATTTGAGTTACTAAGATCTCTTATAGTTCTTGAGTTGGGAAGTAATAATCTCACTGGTCCAATCCCTTCTTTTGTAGGAAACTTGAGGAACTTAACCACTTTGTATCTTTCTCAAAATGACCTTTCTGGTTATATCCCTCGAGAAATCGGATTGTTGAGATTGCTTAATATTCTTGACTTATCATTTAACAATCTCAGTGGTTCAATACCAGCTTCTATAGGAAACTTGTCCAGCTTAACCACTTTGGCTCTTCATTCCAACAAACTCAGTGGTGCCATTCCCCGAGAAATGAATAATGTCACTCATTTGAAATCTTTGCAGATAGGTGAGAATAACTTCATTGGCCACCTACCACAAGAGATATGCCTTGGTAATGCTCTTGAAAAAGTTTCAGCCGCAAGGAACCATTTCACTGGTCCTATTCCAAAGAGCTTGAAAAATTGCACTAGCTTATTCAGAGTTAGGCTTGAAAAAAACCAACTTACTGGAGACATAGCCGAAAGTTTTGGTGTATaccctaatctaaattataTTGATCTGAGCAATAACAATTTTTATGGTGAGCTTTCTGAGAAATGGGGGGAGTGCCACATGCTCACAAACCTGAACATCTCCAATAACAAAATTTCTGGTGCTATACCACCTCAACTTGGGAAAGCAATTCAACTGCAACAACTTGATCTCTCCTCAAATCATCTAATTGGGAAGATCCCAAAAGAATTGGGTATGCTTCCTTTACTGTTCAAGCTGTTGCTAGGCAACAACAAACTTTCAGGAAGTATTCCTCTGGAATTGGGAAACTTATCCGATCTTGAAATCCTTGACTTGGCATCAAACAACTTAAGCGGTCCAATTCCCAAGCAACTGGGAAACTTCTGGAAATTATGGTCCTTGAACATGAGCGAGAATAGATTTGTGGATAGCATTCCTGACGAAATTGGAAAGATGCATCATCTTCAAAGTCTCGATCTTAGTCAAAATATGCTGACAGGAGAGATGCCACCGCGGCTTGGAGAATTACAGAACCTGGAAACGTTGAATCTCTCCCACAACGGGCTATCTGGCACCATTCCACACACGTTTGATGATTTGAGAAGTTTGACAGTTGCTGATATATCCTACAATCAATTGGAAGGTCCTCTCCCCAACATCAATGCCTTTGCTCCATTTGAGgcattcaaaaataataaaggtCTGTGTGGTAATAATGTCACTCATCTCAAGCCATGTAGTGCTAGTCGAAAGAAGGCCAACAAGTTTTCTATTTTGATCATAATACTCCTCATTGTGAGCAGTCTATTGTTCTTATTTGCTTTTGTTattggcattttttttcttttccaaaaattgaGGAAGAGAAAAACCAAGTCTCCAAAAGCAGATGTTGAAGATCTATTTGCAATATGGGGCCATGATGGGGAATTGCTGTATGAACACATCATACAGGGGACCGACAATTTCAGTTCGAAGCAGTGTATTGGCACTGGAGGATATGGTACTGTTTACAAGGCTGAGTTGCCAACAGGTCGGGTTGTTGCTGTGAAAAAGCTTCACTCATCACAAGATGGAGATATGGCTGATTTGAAAGCTTTCAAAAGCGAGATTCATGCTTTAACACAGATAAGGCATCGCAATATCGTCAAGCTTTATGGCTTCAGTTTATTTGCAGAGAACTCATTTTTGGTTTATGAGTTTATGGAAAAGGGAAGCTTGCGAAGCATTCTAAGAAACGACGAAGAAGCAGAAAAATTAGATTGGATTGTGAGGCTAAACGTTGTTAAAGGCGTGGCTAAAGCTTTATCTTATATGCACCATGATTGCTCACCTCCTATAATTCATCGAGACATATCAAGTAACAATGTTTTGTTAGATTCAGAATATGAAGCTCATGTATCTGACTTTGGCACAGCTAGGCTTTTAAAGTCAGACTCATCTAATTGGACTTCATTTGCAGGAACTTTTGGTTATACTGCTCCAG AACTTGCATACTCAATGAAGGTGGATTATAAAACCGATGTTTATAGTTACGGTGTTGTAACATTGGAAGTAATTATGGGGAGGCATCCTGGAGAACTCATCTCATCCCTGTTATCATCAGCGTCCTCCTCATCTACATCACCATCAACTGCCGACCATTTCCTGTTGAATGATGTGATAGACCAGCGCCCCTCACCTCCTGTGAATCAAGTGGCAAAGGAAGTAGAGGTTGCAGTGAAGTTGGCATTTGCATGCTTGCGTGTTAATCCCCAATCTCGGCCAACTATGCAACAAGTTGCTCGAGCACTCTCAACACAGTGGCCACCATTGTCGAAACCGTTTTCCATGATTACATTGCTTGAGCTGCAGGATCATGGTCATGGGGGTGAAACTAGCTGA